A stretch of DNA from Gouania willdenowi unplaced genomic scaffold, fGouWil2.1 scaffold_354_arrow_ctg1, whole genome shotgun sequence:
ccaaaggtgctctgctgccacctacaggtcatcagttggtcactacatcatggtacagtTAGATATTCAtagagagcttcgtcacactgtctcctagcaaccccagccgaaaaacacaattcacgtctatagacgtgaattgcactcaatgagttaatgacAGCCAAAGtgtcttgctggaattactatgcGTAAGTCAAAGTgacagcagatgcctctgaagaagtcTAGCAGTTGTCAGTCAAAGCATGTCAGGGGATCATTTCCTAAGGAacggttgtctgaataaatgaaaccataacataataAAGTACGTAGTAATTGTTCTTGGTGTCCTGATGTGAACATCTGTCACTGGTTCTCAGTCTTTTACCATAACgtagtttcttcttcttctccttcttctaaCAGACCTGGTAGCAGCTGATCAACCAACCATTGTGGAATGAAACCAGATCACTTTGATCTTTCATTCACCATCTCCTCCTTCCTTCATCACATTCCAGTTTGGAGCGTTTGCTTCATCTTTACCGCATTGATGAGGTAACGTCAAGCTCCGCCCAACGCAGAACAGCGCCCCCCTCCCCTTACTCCTACCACCCCCCCATTCAACAGCCATGGGTCAGAAGATCTCTGGTGGCATCAAAGCCGTAGACAGTCGAGGTGAAACTGGCGGTTCCCCGTCTTATCGGCCCATCGCTCATCGCCGGCAGCACCCAGAGCTGCGGGGGCCGGACTTTTCCAAACCTCCCAGGTTGGATCTCCTCCTGGATATGCCGTGTGCTGGACTGGAGACACAGTTTCGCCACGCGTGGAACCCTGATGACCGCTCGCTCAACATCTTCATCAAAGAGGATGATAAGCTAACGTTTCACCGTCACCCAGTAGCCCAGAGTACAGACTGTATCCGGGGGCGGGTCGGCTACACCCGGGGCCTCCACGCGTGGAAGATCCACTGGCCGGCTCGGCAGCGAGGCACTCACGCCGTGGTGGGTGTGGCCACCTCAGAAGCCCCTTTACATTCCGTAGGGTACACGGCACTGGTGGGGTCGGACTGTGAGTCCTGGGGCTGGGATCTGGGACGCAACAGACTCTACCACAACAGTAAAAACCGGGCTCACGGTTCCCTGACCTCGTACCCCTGTTTCCTGGAGCCGGAGGAGTCCTTTAACTTACCCGACTCTCTGCTAGCCATTCTGGACATGGACGAAGGGACTCTGAGTTTTATGGTGGACGGACAGTATCTGGGAGTGGCTTTTCGAGGTCTCAAAGGAAAAAAACTGTATCCCATCGTCAGCGCCGTGTGGGGACATTGTGAGATAGCCATGAGGTACATCAACGGCTTGGATCGTGAGTATTATATTTATCTTTCTCTGAAATAACACTGGACTTACAGGAAGTATCAATACTTCTCTCATATTCTACTCACGTTGGTTCTAAAGGTTTTCAGGTAGTTTTGGCTTCCAACTTACtgtttcatccatccatcatccatccactcatccatccacTCATCctctgatgatgtcactgagcTACTTTCTAAACAGAGCTCAGTCGCTGcagaaaacacatgaaaacTGACTATTGTTATGACGTGAACCTCATAACATTATCGTCACAAACAGGTTGAAatattatagatatatttaGTCTTGTAGTGGTGGgaaaaattgatttattataggttgtatttttttttgtgcagttgAAATTAATGTCTGACTTGTAGAAAGTGTGTGATTTaggaaaataatagaattaAAATAACGATAATCTGTTACAGTCCGGTGTGGTTGTGGACCCTAATGCAGAGAGAGGTGGAGGAAGGATAGAagcattgtattgtattgtattgtgttggtttatttgaaaggggacagtgcaatttcataTAACCTATGAACAAACGTGGTTAAaaaaaggctatttttcatctgtcgTCCCCTGGCCAAGATGTAATATAACGTtcctggaaccagtccatgtttttgttcttcaaactccaaaaacaaaacttaaatccaaaagggCAGGAGGACCATGGAGCAACACACACCTTAACATTAACAATGATCCCACActcacactgtgaccaagcactcaatagtgaggaggcctgattgggaatggaacacacctgggtggaaacatgagggagctaatcaatcaccaaccaagcacacagacatcactggggggaggagccacaaacaggaacccctgaaacacagacaagagttaaacacatgaCTAGACTcacaataaacaaagacacagaataactaaactagGCTAAATAATTAACAGAACGTGACATAATCATTACTATTGAATCACAAATGCTTAATTAATCAGaatcacaataaaaatgtaatcagcACTAAAAGAGTGAGACAAAATAGAATCAGGACAAAATCACATCTGTGTGGTATACTGTACtcacaaactgtttaaaaactataattatacataaATATCCtaaaatatatacacatttattaggggtgttgaaaaaaatctattctaaGCGCgtccatattgattttttttatttaaaaaaataaatacatatatacatatattttttttttaacttttatttgacCAGGAAAGTGTTTTCCACTACAGCAGACATTGTAACtaagaagtgctgaaacctggacttgtttttcaataaaatctaaaaagaaagtatttatttattgttctaaatatataactcagttacattaaagtctaagttggtttaaaagccacagacagattgtgttattttttttattttaacttgttgCCATGTCATGTTAAAGCTAATGtcttgagtgtaaaatatgccaataaaatatatttcatacataatgtcaTGAAAgtgtacaaatttacagattagttgtttcttgtcatatatatattaaaatataaaattaaaatacttcaatattgtatcgtatcgtgacctatgtattggGATACgtatcgtatcgccagatgccaggccaTACACACCtctaatatttatatacatttattcatgAGTATGGTTGTGCTTATTTTTTACACAGgaggaattatttaaatattttttgagtgtgtgtgtgtgtgtgtgtgtgtgtgtctgttcaacctgaaactttatgAACAGCTTGCACATACCCCGAGTGTATGCATGAATTATGTTGGACTTATTTGgttttgcaaaacgtttattttaatttggttttgtctttgtacGAACACgtcattataaacgctgatgtTCTCACCATGTGTTTATAACTAATgcacaccttggatgtacatgataTGTTTGTTTGTAGTTCATTTCCTTACAGAAGGATTAGGGatgacatttattatccatttgtTTAAGTTcagcaaacattggtgcaaactttatttatcattttttatattcatgtctcataattaaaccagataaatcacacacactattttattttacacccataaataaaccttttataacactacagagtacagtatgtacacctctatgtacatacaacctcataacacatactcatttggtcataacttacaactctacttaagctcctcccactttatgaatacatacttcagacaggcactgtactagtaaaagATAAAACCTCATTTCTACCCAATAACAAGGCTTACATAAgagatattttattaatttactcCAGACAAAGCCATTACATAAAACAATGCTAACACACACGAAGgggaaaaatataaatctatataaatagttaaatgtattttattatgactatagatttaaataaataattaagatTAAAGATGAAATCagggcttttgcctttattaAATTCACACACAATCTATACACACAGTTACAAATACATGTGTAACATATATATCTAGTGTAACATAAAAGGAATAAATCAAACTTCCATATTTTAGTCGTAATGAGGCGTCTGTTacagatgatgatgtcatcctgCACTTTATTAAAATCTCAGTAAACGATGAACAAATCATATGATTTTAAATGGACTTAATCAGATAAAATAGTGTTTTAAAGTGGTTTTCTCTCGTACAactgtacatttaaaaactcCCAAACAAAGTAAATGAAATCACGTAGACATGTATAAACAGAGCTAACAGAGGAAATCATGTTAAAAACAATGCTCGTTCATTCCATATGTCTGTGGATGTTTCTGAAACAAAGACTAATATTGAGTTTCAGTGATGAagtaaatatactgtatgtgtttgtgaGCAACACGGATCTAATGATGGCTTTGAACCACGTTGGCCTGTTTGAGCCACTGATGACTGGGATAGAACCAGTAGAACAATGTAGAACAATGCAAgaatttactctaaaaacacacaataaatacaaaatcacattcaaatcactaaaaaaaactaaattagagaaaaacacacaatttacaacaaaaatataaaatagagagaaaattatgcaaaatgacagtaaaaatatacaaaatgataatacacaaaatgactccaaaaacaataaatgataaaaactttacacaaaatgagaataaaatgtaggaaattacaacaaaagtcaaacaaaacaacaacaatattggacctaaaaattacatttgaaaagaaaatgagagaaaaatagacaaaaatgaaaataaaaaacaaattattaaacaaatcagAACTTAAGCATTGATGACatcaaatgtttgtgtgtttaaaaatatctatatattatataacCTTTCTTAGTCatttaaaactagactataactgaaatagtcctgatggcTAAACTTTGACCAACACTAAGTtgaattttagtcaaaagagtGAAACTGAAACTTAATCAGAATTTGCTGTCAAACTGTTTtgcatatttaatatatatttcagTGCATTGATTATATTATTGTATGTTAAAGTCAAACTCAGGACGACAGATGGAAATGAGTAATAACTATAAACTCTTTATTCAGTGAGTGTATCAGTTGTATTCACCTTATATGGAATATGTAAAATTGTATTAAccctattttattctattctatataatatatatatattatatagttattatataatataatacagtTATTAGTGTGTgaagtaaacaaataaaaatataatgtagcAGGTTTAAAGTCACATAAATAAGTCACGACTTTGATCACTAACGTTTCTTCTTTATTGAAGCCATTTCTCTGATGGAGTGGATTAATTTTCActgatattatattatattaactggattttaataaTCATTCTGCATTTTGACACATTATAAAGgtctaaataaacaaacacatttttttataaaattgtgTTGAAACAAACAATCTGAGTTTAATCCAGATGAAACTTATTTTATTGAACCAACCTGACAATGATCAGCCAATTATGAACCAGATAtgaattttgtaaattttgccaatgatgacaaattgggattttttgatatttttgaaacGGATCCataatcagtttattgatctggATTCCTTCCAAGATGGAACGTGATGATTCATGGTGTAATGTTTATCTTTGgttcacatttttgtcaaatttgttcgaattatttacataatcttgctaacaaacaaagaaataaatggTTGATGTAATATTGAATAgggctgaataattttggaaaataatgtaattgcgATTTTAATGCTTCAGTattgtgattgtaatttaatatgcaattattttttcaagggcctcttgtcatgtattttttaataaacacaataaatcaatctgtttcataataaacagaattatttaaactttaaatgaatataaaatctaaattttaaagcacagattacaacaataaatctgtgtctttacctcttcaacattagggatgggtatactactactattattgaTCTGGTACTTTATCAAtactttactttctttaaatcaatggaaaaaaacaaaacaaataatgaatataagTCTGTTGAATCAGTGATGTCACTACGCTGTTTTATTGGATACGTATCATCTGTGATGACGTTTGGATTTACTCAgagatattttatatattattccacttgtccaggtttcccagggaccctgaacacaCCTCGGAAAACACGTTAGTTTAACTAAAGCTAATATTTGCTTTAtcagagaaattccaccagtttctcaaagctaaagaaaagttgctctttacagccattaccgtatttttcacttaaaatcctttaattttctcagaAATCAACAGtgtgccttataatcaggtgcaccTTATGTacgaaattaatatgtcaacatgttttagtacaactttggtaaactatgaagctgcacctcttgatggatttttggcgcttcagaggtgtgttccataaaggaggtttaacaaactctgagtctatccataaactttaggtcaacataccctccatggtaaactctgtgtatctgattcattaaagctggtatgaagtgggttaatcaaccctgagtatgtaaaccttgggttactgacgtgcacacgcgcgataaaaagccatcatcaatggatcacagaatactcaaactgccatgacaaccaaacggaaaatagtgatttattcaccctgatggtgaaataagctggtgtttgatgaatatgatcctgttctaaaggtgtgttcagtcttcagtgattatagtgattaaatcacctgtaattaataacactttatgatcacttcatcactttatctcttcagtgacgtgacgagtggtgaataataataataaaatgtgtctgaggagacgtgtcagcatcataggatgtctgcatagagagtcctcctgttacactggatataaacacagtgactgatgcttcatatctaatcatttatattgattttaatgtaatattatcaccagaTTCATCTCTACGtcataaaaaatgtcataaaaaaacactgaagcgggacgcgaacccacgACACATCGCTTTCAAGAGCAGTGTCAtaattcactgtgacatcataccttcatagatgtatgatctacagatttaactgtataacaatataaaacaataatcgagccttaaaagtgtattaatttaaatgatcatctcctcctttatattatctacaggtttatattcagtgaactttactacagacgtcagtagatgttttaatgtagatcaacctctgtgtgtttcactaaatgatctatatctacaatgttagaaagaaaactaccgtttgtacaaaataaaaaataataataaataagatgtaaatcaacacaacattagtaatgatgtgaacacgtctgtggtgtgtgatgtcactaatgtgt
This window harbors:
- the LOC114459834 gene encoding SPRY domain-containing SOCS box protein 4-like, which gives rise to MGQKISGGIKAVDSRGETGGSPSYRPIAHRRQHPELRGPDFSKPPRLDLLLDMPCAGLETQFRHAWNPDDRSLNIFIKEDDKLTFHRHPVAQSTDCIRGRVGYTRGLHAWKIHWPARQRGTHAVVGVATSEAPLHSVGYTALVGSDCESWGWDLGRNRLYHNSKNRAHGSLTSYPCFLEPEESFNLPDSLLAILDMDEGTLSFMVDGQYLGVAFRGLKGKKLYPIVSAVWGHCEIAMRYINGLDPEPLPLTDLCRRAARLALGRDRLQDIETLPLPQSLKNYLQYQ